From Streptomyces asiaticus, one genomic window encodes:
- a CDS encoding RluA family pseudouridine synthase has translation MSTIPEIRTLPVPDGLEGERVDAAIARMFGFSRTKAAELAAAGKVQLDGSVAGKSDRVSGGAWLEVEMPQAAPPVRIVAEPVEGMDIVHDDEDIVVVSKPVGVAAHPSPGWSGPTVIGGLAAAGFRVSTSGAAERQGIVHRLDVGTSGLMVVAKSELAYSVLKQQFRERTVDKRYHALVQGHPDPLSGTIDAPIGRHPQHDYKWAVTADGKPSVTHYDLIEAFRAASLLDIKLETGRTHQIRVHMAAHRHPCVGDLTYGADPTLAKRLKLTRQWLHAVRLGFEHPAHGGWVEFESVYPDDLRGALDIVKAESA, from the coding sequence GTGAGTACGATTCCCGAGATCCGCACCCTGCCCGTACCGGACGGTCTGGAGGGCGAGCGCGTCGATGCCGCGATCGCCCGTATGTTCGGTTTCTCCCGGACCAAGGCGGCCGAGCTGGCCGCCGCCGGAAAGGTGCAGCTCGACGGCAGTGTCGCCGGGAAGTCCGACCGGGTCTCCGGGGGTGCCTGGCTCGAGGTCGAGATGCCGCAGGCCGCGCCGCCGGTGCGGATCGTCGCCGAGCCCGTCGAGGGCATGGACATCGTGCACGACGACGAGGACATCGTGGTCGTCTCCAAGCCGGTCGGCGTCGCCGCCCACCCCAGCCCCGGCTGGAGCGGCCCCACCGTGATCGGCGGGCTCGCCGCCGCCGGTTTCCGCGTCTCCACCTCGGGCGCCGCCGAGCGCCAGGGGATCGTGCACCGGCTGGACGTCGGCACCTCCGGGCTGATGGTCGTCGCGAAGTCCGAGCTCGCGTACTCCGTGCTCAAGCAGCAGTTCCGCGAGCGCACCGTGGACAAGCGTTACCACGCGCTGGTCCAGGGCCACCCGGACCCGCTGAGCGGCACCATCGACGCCCCGATCGGCCGCCATCCCCAGCACGACTACAAGTGGGCGGTGACCGCGGACGGCAAGCCGAGCGTCACCCACTACGACCTCATCGAGGCGTTCCGGGCCGCGAGCCTGCTGGACATCAAGCTGGAGACCGGCCGCACCCACCAGATCCGGGTGCACATGGCGGCCCACCGCCACCCCTGCGTCGGCGACCTCACCTACGGCGCGGACCCGACGCTCGCCAAGCGGCTGAAGCTGACCCGGCAGTGGCTGCACGCCGTGCGGCTCGGCTTCGAGCACCCCGCGCACGGCGGATGGGTCGAGTTCGAGAGCGTCTACCCGGACGATCTGCGCGGAGCGCTGGACATCGTGAAGGCGGAGAGCGCGTGA
- a CDS encoding TraR/DksA family transcriptional regulator, translated as MVARKTTVQKSTAKATKAAPGKKSASGKKAVNKTVDKTAAPGRAAAQGAAKAAKKSAPKKKSETPAKKAAPADKAVPAKKTGARKVVAKKTSSGAPTNKKATTTAPPLPKARAAGAPVDPGELAVRPGEDPWSAEEVDEARSGLLTEAGRLRTEILASEEAITGLMRDSGDGAGDDQADTGTKNITREHEMALAGNAREMLLQTERALDRLDTGTYGLCESCGDPIGKARMQAFPRATLCVECKQRQERR; from the coding sequence ATGGTGGCGAGAAAGACCACCGTGCAGAAGAGCACGGCGAAGGCGACGAAGGCCGCGCCCGGCAAGAAGAGCGCCTCGGGCAAGAAGGCCGTCAACAAGACCGTCGACAAGACCGCGGCACCCGGCAGGGCCGCCGCGCAAGGCGCCGCCAAGGCGGCGAAGAAGAGCGCACCGAAGAAGAAGTCGGAGACGCCCGCCAAGAAGGCCGCGCCCGCCGACAAGGCGGTGCCCGCGAAGAAGACGGGAGCCAGGAAAGTGGTTGCGAAGAAGACCTCGAGTGGTGCGCCGACGAACAAGAAGGCCACGACGACCGCGCCGCCCCTGCCCAAGGCCCGTGCGGCGGGCGCCCCCGTCGACCCCGGTGAGCTCGCGGTCCGCCCGGGCGAGGACCCCTGGTCGGCCGAGGAGGTGGACGAAGCGCGCTCCGGTCTGCTGACCGAGGCCGGCCGGCTGCGCACCGAGATCCTCGCCTCCGAGGAGGCGATCACCGGGCTGATGCGCGACTCCGGTGACGGCGCGGGCGACGACCAGGCCGACACCGGCACCAAGAACATCACCCGCGAGCATGAGATGGCCCTGGCCGGAAACGCCCGCGAGATGCTGCTCCAGACCGAGCGGGCCCTGGACCGGCTGGACACCGGGACGTACGGGCTGTGCGAGAGCTGTGGCGACCCGATCGGCAAGGCGCGGATGCAGGCGTTCCCCCGGGCCACGCTGTGTGTCGAGTGCAAGCAGCGCCAGGAGCGGCGCTGA
- a CDS encoding GNAT family N-acetyltransferase: MIEVVTDGDLSGCFAVRREVFVVEQRIPEEEEMDAYDAHAVHLLATDDGGRPVGTVRFLHGAAADKKYGHAGVDGGTTAVLGRLAVARAARGTGLGADLVRAVEAEAHRRGLAEVYLESQTHALGFYERLDYEAFGPEFDEGSGIPHRAMRRSL; this comes from the coding sequence GTGATCGAGGTCGTGACCGACGGGGACCTGTCCGGCTGCTTCGCGGTCCGCCGCGAGGTCTTCGTGGTGGAGCAGCGGATCCCCGAGGAGGAGGAGATGGACGCGTACGACGCGCACGCCGTCCACCTCCTGGCCACCGACGACGGGGGCCGCCCGGTGGGCACCGTCCGCTTCCTGCACGGCGCGGCCGCGGACAAGAAGTACGGCCACGCCGGTGTCGACGGCGGCACCACCGCCGTGCTCGGCCGCCTCGCGGTGGCGAGGGCGGCGCGGGGCACGGGGCTGGGGGCCGATCTGGTCCGGGCCGTCGAGGCGGAGGCCCACCGGCGCGGACTGGCCGAGGTCTATCTGGAGTCCCAGACCCATGCGCTCGGCTTCTACGAGCGGCTGGACTACGAGGCGTTCGGCCCCGAGTTCGACGAGGGCAGCGGCATCCCGCACCGCGCGATGCGACGGTCGTTGTAG
- the lspA gene encoding signal peptidase II has product MTEAEQAIGTPDAGKAEGGAGTSAAGSGEAAAGRGKRRVGVLLAVAALAYLIDLTSKLAVVAKLEHHAPVEVIGTWLQFEVIRNRGAAFGFGEAMTIVFTVIAVGVIVVIARLARKLHSLPWAIALGLLLGGAFGNLTDRIFRTPGDFQGAVVDFIAPSHFAVFNLADSAIVCGGFLIVILSFRGLDPDGTVHKD; this is encoded by the coding sequence GTGACAGAGGCGGAGCAGGCCATCGGAACGCCGGACGCGGGGAAGGCAGAGGGGGGCGCCGGGACCAGCGCCGCCGGATCCGGTGAGGCCGCGGCGGGCAGGGGGAAGCGGCGCGTCGGGGTGCTTCTCGCGGTGGCGGCGCTGGCCTATCTGATCGATCTGACCAGCAAGCTGGCCGTGGTCGCGAAGCTGGAGCACCACGCCCCGGTCGAGGTGATCGGCACCTGGCTCCAGTTCGAGGTGATCCGCAACCGGGGAGCGGCGTTCGGCTTCGGCGAGGCCATGACCATCGTCTTCACGGTGATCGCGGTCGGCGTCATCGTGGTGATCGCGCGGCTGGCCCGCAAGCTCCACAGCCTGCCCTGGGCCATCGCGCTCGGGCTGCTGCTCGGCGGGGCCTTCGGCAATCTCACCGACCGGATCTTCCGGACGCCCGGGGATTTCCAGGGGGCGGTCGTGGACTTCATCGCGCCCTCCCACTTCGCGGTCTTCAACCTCGCCGATTCGGCCATCGTGTGCGGCGGCTTCCTGATCGTGATCCTGTCCTTCCGCGGTCTGGACCCGGACGGCACGGTCCACAAGGACTGA